The window CGTACTCGATGGCCGCCGCCACCGAGTCGTCACCGGCCTCGGTGCCCGGGACCGGCACCAGATTGCCCACGTTCCGGACGGTGAAGAGGTCGCCGGGGCCGCTGGCGGTGATCATGCTCGTGACCAGTCGCGAGTCGGAGCAGGTCAGGAAGAGGTGGGCGGGCCGCTGCCCCTCGCGGGCGAGCCTCGCCAGTTCTTCCCGCACATGGGGCGCGGTGTCCCGCTGGAAGGCGCCGAGGCCGTCGGCCAGTTCGCGGACGCGGACCGGCTCCGGGCGGTGTCCGGGCAGGACGGAGGCGGCGGGCTCCCCGCAACGGTGGTCGCGCCACGGGGCCCATGGGCGGCAGCAGGAGTGGGTGGGGGAGGCGGGCGCGGCGACCGGGGTCCCCGCGCGGCCGGTCACCTCGGCCTCGCCGCCCCGCGCGGTGTGGGTGGCCTGCCAGTCCTGGAGCGCCTCGTGGGCGGCGTGGTCCAGGAACGAGCCGTCGAGTTCCACCACGGCCCGGCTGCCGCGCGGCACCTGGTGCAGGGCGCGGGTGAGCCGGGGCACCGCGAGGAAGGTCAACTGGCCGCGCACCCGGACGTGGTGGACGCCGTCCGCCTCCCGGTGCGTGATGCGGGTGCGGGTCAGCCGGTGCAGGGCGACGGCGACGGCGACGGCGATGCCGAGGGCGACGCCCTCCAGCACGCCGAGGAGGACCACACCGAGCGTCGTCACGAGGTAGACGGCGGTCTCGCGGTGCCGGGTCACGGTCCGGATGTGGTTCAGGCTCACCATGCGCACGCCGACCGCCGCCACCAGGGAGGCGAGTGCCGCCAGCGGGATCAGGTCCAGCACGGGGACGAGCAGCAGGGCGGCGACGATCACCCAGAGGCCGTGCAGCATGGTGGAGGCGCGGCTGACCGCCCCGGCGGCGACATTGGCCGAACTGCGGACGGCGACGCCGGAGACGGGCAGGCCGCCCAGGGCGCCGGAGACGATGTTGGCCGTGCCCTGCCCCACCAGTTCGCGGTCCAGGTCGGAGCGGGGGACGGGGGTGTCGTCGTCCCGGGCGCTGATCAGCTTGTCCACGGCGACCGCGCCGAGCAGCGACTGCACGCTGGTCACCAGGGTGACGGCGACCACGGCGGTGACCAGCCCGGTCACCGGCCCGGTCGGGAACCCGGCCAGGGCGTGGCTGCTCCACGACGGCAGGTCGACCCGGGGCAGCCGCACACCCGCGAGCTGCGCGGCGGCGGTGGCCCCGGCGACCGCGACCAGCGGGGCGGGGAGAAGACCGGCGAGCCGCGCGCCCCGGCCGGGCAGCCGCGGCCAGACCAGCAGCAGGCCCAGGGTGAGCGCGCTGACCAGGACGGCTTCGGGCCGCACCGAGGCCAGCTGGGCCGGCAGGGCGAGGAGGTTGTCGACGACCGAGCTGGCGGGGGTGCCCCCGAGCACGATGTGCGCCTGGGCGACGGCGATGGTGATGCCGATACCGGCCAGCATGCCGTGGACGATGGCGGGGCTGACGGCGAGCGCGGAGCGGGCGACCCGCAGTGCGGCGAGGCCGATCTGGGCGAACCCGGCGAGCACGGTGATGGCGCAGGTGGTCCGCCAGCCGTACTGGACGATGAGGTCGGCGGTGACCACGGTGAGCCCGGCGGCGGGCCCGCTGACCTGGAGCGGGGAGCCGCCGATCCGACCGGCGACCAGCCCGCCGCAGGCGGCGGCGACCAGCCCGGCCTGGAGCGGGGCGCCGGTGGCCAGCGCGATGCCGAGCGAGAGCGGCAGGGAGATCAGGAAGACCGCGAGGGAGGCGGAGAGATCGGCGCCGCTGACGCGGAACCGGGCGCCGCCCGGCGGCCCGTGCGGCTCCTGCTCCCGGGACGGCGGCGACAGATCCGCCGTGTCGTGGGGGTTGATGGTGGCGGGGGAGGCGGCCATGGACCGTCCTTTCGTAGTGGTTCCCTCACGAGGCGCCGGCGTCGGCACCGAGCACGCGTCGTGCGGGCGTGCGGGGCGTAGTGGTCCGCCGCGGGGTGAGGTCGAGGAGGGCGCGGAGGGTGCCCGCGCCCGGGGGTGGCTTCGCGCAGCCCGGTGGGGCGCGGTGCCCTCGGGGAGGGCCGCGTGCTCGGGCACGGGTGCGGTGCGGCGCGACCGGGTTCTTGTCGGCCGGCGCGCGGGGTGTGGCCGGGCCGTCGGCGCGTGGCTCCGGGTGCGGTGGCGGGTGCGGCGGCGCGTGCGGCGGGGCTCCGCCGCCCGTGAGGCGTGGGGCCTCGCGTGCGGCGGGGGCCGGGACCCTCGGTGCCGGTCTCCGTGCCGGGCACCCGGGGGCCGGTGCCGGGCACCCGGGGGAGCGAGCAGGCTGCGGAACGGGGCCGAGCCCTCCGGCGGCCGTGCGGCCGGGGCCGGGCTCTGTGGCCGGGACCGTGCCGTGGGGCTTGGCGGCGCCGCGGGGCGGGGCCGGGCCCGGTGGCGGGCGGCGGGCCGGCGGGGGCGCGGGTCCCCTGGCGTACCGGTCCTGGTCACTCATCTGTCGCTGGCACCGTCCGTGCTCCTGTCATCGACTCCTGCCGTGGTGCTTGCGTCCTGCCGTGGTGCCTGCGTGCTGCCGTGCGTGGGCGGCGGCGTGGCTCGGCGGTGGGGGAGCCGTCGTGGCCGGCCCCGCTGTCGCTCCGTCCGGGCCATCGCCTCGTTCCTCCACACCCGCCCGCCCGCCCGCCGTGCCCCGCCGGCGCCGGGTTCCGCCCTCGCCGGACGGCGCCTGCCGAGAGCGGGACACGGGTGCCCGGGTCGGCGGCCCCCGGGCCGCTCGTGCGCCCCTCCCCCATGCCCTGCGGTGGTGCCGGGTACGGACTGCCGACCCGGTGCTGAGGCGCCCGTTCTTCGACGGGAGCCGGAGCCGGCCTCGGTGCCCCCTGGTGCCGCCGCCGGGCGACCCGGCCGGAGGGAGAACCCCTGTGACGGCCCCCGCCCACCTCGCGGCCCCACCCGGGCGCGAGGTGGGCGGTGCCGAGCAGCGGACCACCGAGGACCGCTCCGCCTCCGGCCGCCGGACCGTGACCCGAGCTCCCGGCCGGGAGCGGGCCGACGCCGGACGGGGCAGGGGTGACGGAGGCGGGGCAGCCGTACCGGGGACGGTGTCGCGGTGCGGGCGACGACGCCGGGACCCGCCCCCACTTCCAACTCTGGGTAAACGGACCGTAATGCAGAGTAAAGGGAGAGGTGGGGCGAGAGGCGTGAATGGGTCAGCTGTTCACTCGCGCGAGCGAATAGTGGGCTTATATGCGGCCTTGTCATGGCTGGGCCGGAACCCGCCCGTGCGACCTTGACGGCGCATGCGGCTGGGCCTGGAGGTCCCGGCGGCCCCGGGGGCGGCGCCCTCGGCGGCGCGACCGGACGAGCGCGGGCGAGCCGGAGACCCCCGACCCAAGGAAGAGGTGTGCCGAGATGGCCGCCACCAGGAGGATCACCGTCGGCGTCGTCACCGCAGCGGTCTGCGCCGCGGGCCTGGCGGGCTGCGGTACGGAGCGCGGCACCGGCGCCGGGCAGGAGCCCGGCAGCAAGGCGACCCCCGCCCCGGCCCCCGACAACGCCGTACGCCTCATCGGCGACGGCTCCACCGCCCACACCGGCGTCCAGCCGCACCAGCCGCGCCCCCAGCGGCTCAAGCCCGGCCAGAAGCCGCCGCAGTTCGTCGTCTTCTCCTGGGACGGCGCCGGCGAGGACAGCCAGAAGCTGTTCTCGCACTTCCGCGAGGTCGGCAAGGCCAACAACGCGACCATGACCTACTTCCTCAGCGGCGTGTACCTGCTGCCGGAGGAGCTGAAGGACAAGTACCAGGCGCCGCAGCACGGCCCGGGCCGCTCCGACATCGGCTTCAACGACACCGAGGGCATCGCCGACACCGTCCGCGAGGTCCGTGGCGCGTGGCTGGACGGCAACGAGATCGGCACCCACTTCAACGGACACTTCTGCGGCCCCGAGGGCGGCGTCGGCACCTGGTCCGTGGCCGAGTGGAAGAGCGAGATCGCCCAGGCCAAGAGCTTCGTCAAGACCTGGAAGTCGCACAGCGGCCTCAAGGACGCCGAACCGCTCCCCTTCGACTACGACAAGGAGCTGATCGGCGCCCGCACCCCCTGCCTGGAGGGCCAGGAGAACTTCGTCAGCGCCGCCGCCGACCTCGGCTTCCGCTACGACTCCAGCGGCATCGGCAACCAGGTCTGGCCCGGCAGGAAGAAGGGGCTCTGGGACATCCCCCTCCAGCTCGTTCCGCTGCCCGGGCGCGAGTTCGAGACGCTCTCCATGGACTACAACTTCATGGTCAACCAGTCCGGGACCACCACCCAGGGCGACCCGGCCATGCACGAGGCCTGGGGTGACCAGCTCCGCGACGGCCTCATCCAGGCGTACGACCGGGCCCACCGGGGCAACCGCGCGCCGCTGATCATCGGCAACCACTTCGAGTCCTGGAACGGCGGCACCTACATGCGCGCCATCGAGGAGACGATCGAGCACGTCTGCAACAAGCCCGAGACCCGCTGCGTGTCGTTCCGCCAGCTCGTCGAGTGGCTGGACGCCCAGGACCCGAAGGTCCTCGCCCAGCTCCGCGACCTGAAGGTCGGCAAGGCCCCCGAGGGGGGATGGGAGAAGTTCCCGGCGAAGACCCCGGCCGGGTCCGCCGAGTCCGGTGGTTCGGGCAAGGAGCGGGCCGAGGGCGCGTAGCCGGGCCGGTGCCCGAGGGCACACCGGCGGTCCCCGGCCGTCGCGTACGGCCGGGGACCGCCGGGCGTGCGCGACCGGGCCGCGCGCCGGTCAGCCCGGCAGGGCGAGGAGGGCGTTCTCGTCGAGGGTGAACTCCGGGTCGATCTGCGCGGCGAGGTCGGCCCCGGTCCGCTCGTTCCCCCAGCTCTCGGCGTTCTTCCGGTGGAAGTGGACCATCTGCCGGGTGTAGCGCTCCCAGTCGCGCCGGCCGTACGCCGCGTCCGCGGTGGCCAGCAGGGTCTCCAGCGCGGCCCGGTTCTCCGCCTCCAGCGCGCCGAAGTGCGGCGGACGCCCCTTCTCCATCGCGCGGACCCACTCCGAGTGGCCCACCGTCACCAGCAGGTCCTCGCCCACCTCGTCGCGGAGGAACTCCAGGTCGTCGCGGCCCTGCACCTTGTTGCCGACCACGCGCAGGGCGACGCCGTAGTCCCGGGCGTACTCGCGGTACTGGCGGTAGACCGACACGCCCTTGCGGGTCGGCTCCGCGACCAGGAACGTCATGTCGAAGCGGGTGAACATGCCCGAGGCGAACGAGTCCGACCCCGCCGTCATGTCCACCACGACGTACTCGCCGGCACCGTCGACCAGGTGGTTGAGGCAGAGCTCCACCGCGCCGACCTTGGAGTGGTAGCAGGCCACCCCGAGGTCCGACTCGGTGAACGGCCCGGTCGCCATCAGCCGCACCTCGCCGCCGTCCAGGCGCACCGGCCGGGCGCAGGCCGCGTAGACCGGGTTCTCCTCGTCCACCCGCAGCAGGCGGGAGCCGCGGCCGGGCGGGGTGGTCTTGATCATGGTGTCCGCGGAGGCGATGCGGGGGTTGTCGCCGCGCAGGTACTCCTTGATGAGCGGCAGATGGCCGCCCATCGGGGGCAGCGCGGCGGCCTCCGCGTCGGTCAGGCCGAGGGCGGGACCGAGGTGCTGGTTGATGTCGGCGTCCACGGCGACGACGGGCGCGCGGGTGGTGGCCAGGTGGCGGATGAACAGGGAGGACAGCGTGGTCTTGCCGCTGCCGCCCTTCCCGACGAAAGCGATCTTCATGTTCACGTAGCGTAGTGCGCCGGGTGCGGTGCGTGGCGAACCGGCGTGAAGAAGACCACTCCATCGTGGGGCGGCGACGAGCGTTGCGTACTGTCGTACCCATGAGTACGTCAGGTGCGTCCGCAGGCCCCTCGCCCGCCGGAGGACCGGCCGATCCCCTGGTCGCCCTCGGCGAGCTGCCCGGGGTGCCCGAAGCCGTGGAATCCGTGCGCAAGTCCGTCGACCGCGTCTACGGTCACCGCGTCATGCGGCGCCGCAGCACGGAGATCACCTCCGAGGCGGCGCTGCGCGGAGCCCGTGCCTCCGCCGCTCTCGCGGGCGCCGACTGGGCTCTGGAGGAGCTGCGCCGCCGCAGCGACTTCAGCCTCGGCGAGGACCGGACGGTCGGCGCGGCGCTGCGGCTGACCGCCGAGGCGGGCCAGCTCCTGTCCATCTGGCGCCAGTCGCCGCTGCGTGTCCTCGCCCGCCTCCACCTCGTCGCCGCCGCCGACAGCGATGAGGCCGTCGGCCGCCCGCGCAAGGCGGGCGAGCGCGCCGACGAGCCGCTGATCGAGCTGGTCGAGCCCGACGCGGACGAGGTCGCCGGACGTCTCGACGGGCTCAGTTCGCTGCTTCTCGCCGGCTCCGCGGCCCCCGCACTGGTCACCGCCGCCGTCGTGCACGGTGAACTGCTTGCGCTGCGCCCCTTCACCTCGCACAACGGCCTGATCGCGCGCGCCGCCGAACGTATCGTGCTGGTCGGCAGCGGCCTCGACCCGAAGTCGATCTGCCCCGCCGAGGTCGGCCACGCGGAACTGGGCCGGGCCGCCTACGTCGCCGCCCTCGACGGCTACGTCTCCGGCACGCCGGAGGGGATGGCCGCCTGGATCACCCACTGCGGCAAGGCCCTCGAACTGGGCGCCCGCGAGTCCACCGCCGTCTGCGAGGCGCTCCAGCGCGGCGCCGCCTGAACGGCCCACGGGCGGCACGCGCGGCGGACGAAGAAGCAGCGGTACGCGTACGCGTACCGCTGCTCCGCAGGGCCGTCGGGTTACCAAGCGTCCCTCGCTGATGGCCGCCCGGCCGGAGTCTTCGCCCGGTGCCCGGAACGGCTCACCCGATTCGTCGGGTCATGCGTGGCGTGGGTACTCGGCGGTCCTGTGCGGTCCGTGGGGCCTTACTGCGTGAAAGGTCATCCTCTCGGATGTCCCTGGTCTCGCGGGCCGTGATTCCTTTGTACTCCTTCCACCGCCGAAGCGGAAGCGGAGCGGCCGCTCCCTTCCGGCGGCCGCCCTCGCCCGTGCCTCAGGCGGCGGCCGGACCCCGCCGCGAGCGGGCGGTCAGCCAGACGATCCCGGCCGTGACGGCTGCCGCGCCCACCGCCGCCGCGGCGACCAGGGCCGGCCGCGGGGCGCGGGAGAGGGAGGGGAGGCGCTGCTTGAGGCGGACCGGCCGGTGGAAGTCGAGAACCGGCCACTCCCGGGACACCGCCTCCTTGCGGAGCGCCCGGTCGGGATTGACCGCGTGCGGGTGGCCGACCGCCTCCAGCATGGGCAGGTCGGTGGCCGAGTCGCTGTACGCGTAGCAGCGCGCCAGGTCGTACCCCTCGCTCTCGGCCAGCTCGCGCACCGCCTCGGCCTTGGTCGGGCCGTAGGCGTAGTACGCGATGTCGCCGGTGTAGCAGCCGTCCTCACCCACCACCATGCGGGTGGCCACCACGCGGTCGGCGCCGAGGAGTTCGCCGATGGGCTCGACCACCTCGGCGCCCGAGGTGGAGACGATCACCACGTCCCGTCCGGCGGCGTGGTGCTCCTCGATCAGGGAGGCGGCCTCGTCGTAGATGATCGGGTCGATCAGATCGTGCAGCGTCTCCGCGACGATCTCCTTCACCTGCCGCACATTCCAGCCACGGCAGAGCGCCGACAGGTAGGCGCGCATGCGCTCCATCTGATCGTGGTCGGCGCCGCCCGCGAGGAAGACGAACTGTGTGTACGCGGTGCGCAGTACGGCGCGGCGGTTGATGAGGCCGCCTTGGTAGAAGGACTTGCTGAAGGTGAGTGTGCTCGACTTCGCAATGACCGTCTTGTCCAGGTCGAAGAAGGCTGCGGTGCGGGGCAGGGAGCGGTTTTCCACGGGGTCGAGCATAGGCGCCCACCATTCGGCGTAAGGTGTGGCGCGTGGGTTTGCCTGAGAAGGCCGTCGGGTACACCATGGACGTCACGGATCGTTCGCGACCGTGCTACCCCGGTCCGGCTCCTCCCCCCCCGAGTCGGCCGTGGGGACGACCCCCGCTCTCCCCCCCGGCGGGGGTCGTCGCATGTCCGGGCGCGTCTGACGGGCCCGGACCCACCGAAGGCGTCTTGCGCGAGCCGCGCGAGGCGCCTTCGGCATATGCCCGTCCTGTCTGGCGTTCGATTACGCACCGTCAGGGCGCCGGCGTGCGGACGACATGCTCGGGTTCGTCACTCTTGTCTCCTCCCGTCCCGCCTCTACCGGCGAGGGTGCGCGGTTGAGGAGTTCTTCCGCCATGTTCATGGAGATCGGGATGCCGCTCTTCGGCAGTTCTCCGGGAGTTCCCGGCGGGCGGTTCTCGTCCGGGTGACGGAGTTATTCACAACCTCCGAGTAGTCCACGGTTTTCGACCAAGATCCACATCATTTCCCAGGCTTCTGCAAGGTGAATGCCGTGACCGGAGTTCGGACGCGAGTTCTCGCGACTTCGCCCCGACTTTGTGTCGGCGACGGGTCGAGTTCCCGGCGAACGGGCCTGGGGGCGTCGGCTTTCGGCCACGGGGCGCCGGCGTTTCCGTCGGCTTCCCGGCGGAGAGCGAGGCCCGGTCGAGCAGCCCGTGGCCGGAAGCGGACCACCGGTACGGAGTGCGCGTGAGCGAACACCCGGGCACGGCCCGCGGTGCGCGGCGCGGTGGACGCGCGTCCCGCTGCACGGC is drawn from Streptomyces diastaticus subsp. diastaticus and contains these coding sequences:
- a CDS encoding SulP family inorganic anion transporter, translated to MAASPATINPHDTADLSPPSREQEPHGPPGGARFRVSGADLSASLAVFLISLPLSLGIALATGAPLQAGLVAAACGGLVAGRIGGSPLQVSGPAAGLTVVTADLIVQYGWRTTCAITVLAGFAQIGLAALRVARSALAVSPAIVHGMLAGIGITIAVAQAHIVLGGTPASSVVDNLLALPAQLASVRPEAVLVSALTLGLLLVWPRLPGRGARLAGLLPAPLVAVAGATAAAQLAGVRLPRVDLPSWSSHALAGFPTGPVTGLVTAVVAVTLVTSVQSLLGAVAVDKLISARDDDTPVPRSDLDRELVGQGTANIVSGALGGLPVSGVAVRSSANVAAGAVSRASTMLHGLWVIVAALLLVPVLDLIPLAALASLVAAVGVRMVSLNHIRTVTRHRETAVYLVTTLGVVLLGVLEGVALGIAVAVAVALHRLTRTRITHREADGVHHVRVRGQLTFLAVPRLTRALHQVPRGSRAVVELDGSFLDHAAHEALQDWQATHTARGGEAEVTGRAGTPVAAPASPTHSCCRPWAPWRDHRCGEPAASVLPGHRPEPVRVRELADGLGAFQRDTAPHVREELARLAREGQRPAHLFLTCSDSRLVTSMITASGPGDLFTVRNVGNLVPVPGTEAGDDSVAAAIEYAVDVLEVGSITVCGHSGCGAMQALLNAPPAEGEPVTPLGRWLRHGLPSLDRMAAEGGTWAMLEGRPPADAAERLCLANVVQQLEHLRAHEAVARRLAEGGLQLQGMYFHVGEAQAYLLSPSLDLFDRVVASPAPGGPDAAPATDVPLAGASAAGAAPPDTSGRVADAAR
- a CDS encoding ATP-binding protein; its protein translation is MKIAFVGKGGSGKTTLSSLFIRHLATTRAPVVAVDADINQHLGPALGLTDAEAAALPPMGGHLPLIKEYLRGDNPRIASADTMIKTTPPGRGSRLLRVDEENPVYAACARPVRLDGGEVRLMATGPFTESDLGVACYHSKVGAVELCLNHLVDGAGEYVVVDMTAGSDSFASGMFTRFDMTFLVAEPTRKGVSVYRQYREYARDYGVALRVVGNKVQGRDDLEFLRDEVGEDLLVTVGHSEWVRAMEKGRPPHFGALEAENRAALETLLATADAAYGRRDWERYTRQMVHFHRKNAESWGNERTGADLAAQIDPEFTLDENALLALPG
- a CDS encoding Fic family protein, with the translated sequence MSTSGASAGPSPAGGPADPLVALGELPGVPEAVESVRKSVDRVYGHRVMRRRSTEITSEAALRGARASAALAGADWALEELRRRSDFSLGEDRTVGAALRLTAEAGQLLSIWRQSPLRVLARLHLVAAADSDEAVGRPRKAGERADEPLIELVEPDADEVAGRLDGLSSLLLAGSAAPALVTAAVVHGELLALRPFTSHNGLIARAAERIVLVGSGLDPKSICPAEVGHAELGRAAYVAALDGYVSGTPEGMAAWITHCGKALELGARESTAVCEALQRGAA
- a CDS encoding HAD family hydrolase — translated: MLDPVENRSLPRTAAFFDLDKTVIAKSSTLTFSKSFYQGGLINRRAVLRTAYTQFVFLAGGADHDQMERMRAYLSALCRGWNVRQVKEIVAETLHDLIDPIIYDEAASLIEEHHAAGRDVVIVSTSGAEVVEPIGELLGADRVVATRMVVGEDGCYTGDIAYYAYGPTKAEAVRELAESEGYDLARCYAYSDSATDLPMLEAVGHPHAVNPDRALRKEAVSREWPVLDFHRPVRLKQRLPSLSRAPRPALVAAAAVGAAAVTAGIVWLTARSRRGPAAA